A section of the Ornithinimicrobium sufpigmenti genome encodes:
- the gyrB gene encoding DNA topoisomerase (ATP-hydrolyzing) subunit B gives MPELPEAPAQDGEPESLATASAYDASAITVLEGLEAVRKRPGMYIGSTSARGLHHLVWEIVDNSVDEALAGYADRIDVTLLADGGVRVRDNGRGIPTDIHPVEKKPAVELVLTQLHAGGKFGGGGYKVSGGLHGVGSSVVNALSARLDVQVRQRDKVFEQTYHLGVPQEPLAERPAADEGERSTGTTITFWPSVDIFDEVIFDFETIRARFQQYAFLNKGLTIALTDERPREAAPVDALDEDLDDLDGLGDVDGGTDVDGETLTEENGGTEAAGGGAGPSGTGTTAKPRTVVYRYDNGLLDYVTHLNKSKRSEPVHQDVIAFESADEERMLSVEVAMQWTNAYTESVHTYANAVNTHEGGTHEEGFRAALTRMVNDFARENKLLKEKDVNLTGEDIREGLTAVISVKLGEPQFEGQTKTKLGNSEVRGYVQSAMTDQFGHWLEAHPREGREIVGKAVHAAHARIAARKARDATRRKGLLESGGLPGKLKDCQTKDPAKSEVFIVEGDSAGGSAVSGRDPHHQAILPIRGKILNVEKARIDRVLANLEVQALISAFGTGIGEEFDLDKARYHKIVLMADADVDGQHIRTLLLTLLFRFMRPLIEAGYVYLAQPPLYRIKWTNAEHEFAFSDRERDGLIQAGLAAGRRLPKDSGTQRYKGLGEMNAQELWETTMAPETRVLLQVSLDDAAKADEIFSILMGEDVESRRNFIQRNARDVRFLDI, from the coding sequence TCGGCTCCACCAGCGCCCGCGGCCTGCACCACCTGGTGTGGGAGATCGTGGACAACTCCGTCGACGAGGCGCTGGCGGGGTATGCCGACCGCATCGACGTCACGTTGCTCGCCGACGGCGGGGTCAGGGTGCGCGACAACGGCCGCGGTATCCCGACCGACATCCACCCGGTGGAGAAGAAGCCGGCCGTCGAGCTCGTGCTGACCCAGCTGCACGCGGGCGGCAAGTTCGGGGGTGGCGGCTACAAGGTCTCCGGTGGTCTGCACGGCGTGGGTTCCTCCGTGGTCAACGCGCTCTCCGCGCGCCTGGACGTGCAGGTGCGCCAGCGCGACAAGGTCTTCGAGCAGACCTACCACCTCGGGGTGCCGCAGGAGCCCCTGGCCGAGCGGCCCGCGGCCGACGAGGGTGAGCGCTCGACCGGCACCACCATCACCTTCTGGCCCAGCGTGGACATCTTCGACGAGGTCATCTTCGACTTCGAGACGATCCGCGCCCGCTTCCAGCAGTACGCCTTCCTCAACAAGGGCCTGACCATCGCGCTGACCGACGAGCGGCCCCGCGAGGCAGCACCCGTCGACGCGCTGGACGAGGACCTTGACGACCTGGACGGTCTTGGCGACGTCGACGGCGGCACCGACGTCGACGGCGAGACGCTCACGGAGGAGAACGGCGGCACCGAGGCTGCCGGCGGTGGCGCGGGGCCCAGCGGCACCGGGACCACGGCCAAGCCGCGCACCGTCGTCTACCGCTACGACAACGGGCTGCTCGACTACGTCACCCACCTCAACAAGAGCAAGCGCAGCGAGCCCGTCCACCAGGACGTGATCGCCTTCGAGTCCGCCGACGAGGAGCGGATGCTCTCGGTCGAGGTGGCGATGCAGTGGACCAACGCCTACACCGAGTCGGTGCACACCTACGCCAACGCGGTGAACACGCACGAGGGCGGCACCCACGAGGAAGGCTTCCGCGCGGCGCTGACCCGGATGGTCAACGACTTCGCCCGCGAGAACAAGCTGCTCAAGGAGAAGGACGTCAACCTCACCGGTGAGGACATCCGCGAGGGCCTGACCGCGGTCATCTCGGTCAAGCTCGGTGAGCCGCAGTTCGAGGGCCAGACCAAGACCAAGCTCGGCAACTCCGAGGTCCGCGGCTATGTCCAGTCGGCGATGACCGACCAGTTCGGGCACTGGCTCGAGGCGCACCCGCGCGAGGGCCGGGAGATCGTCGGCAAGGCGGTGCACGCGGCGCACGCCCGGATCGCTGCCCGCAAGGCGCGGGACGCCACCCGCCGCAAGGGTCTGCTGGAGTCCGGTGGCCTGCCCGGCAAGCTCAAGGACTGCCAGACCAAGGACCCCGCCAAGTCCGAGGTGTTCATCGTCGAGGGCGACTCGGCCGGCGGCTCCGCCGTCTCCGGGCGCGACCCCCACCACCAGGCGATCCTGCCGATCCGGGGCAAGATCCTCAACGTGGAGAAGGCCCGGATCGACCGGGTGCTGGCCAACCTCGAGGTCCAGGCGCTGATCAGCGCCTTCGGCACCGGGATCGGCGAGGAGTTCGACCTCGACAAGGCGCGCTACCACAAGATCGTGCTCATGGCCGACGCCGACGTCGACGGCCAGCACATCCGGACCCTGCTGCTGACCCTGCTCTTCCGCTTCATGCGGCCGCTGATCGAGGCGGGCTACGTCTACCTGGCCCAGCCGCCGCTGTACCGGATCAAGTGGACCAACGCCGAGCACGAGTTCGCCTTCTCCGACCGGGAACGCGACGGTCTGATCCAGGCGGGGCTGGCGGCCGGCCGGCGGCTGCCCAAGGACTCCGGCACCCAGCGCTACAAGGGTCTGGGCGAGATGAACGCCCAGGAGTTGTGGGAGACGACCATGGCGCCGGAGACCCGGGTGCTGCTCCAGGTCTCCCTGGACGACGCGGCCAAGGCCGACGAGATCTTCTCCATCCTCATGGGCGAGGACGTGGAGTCCCGCCGCAACTTCATCCAGCGCAACGCTCGCGACGTGCGGTTCCTCGACATCTGA